A window of the Gemmatimonadota bacterium genome harbors these coding sequences:
- a CDS encoding xanthine dehydrogenase family protein subunit M: MHAFDYATPESVADAVVMLSDQGKNACVLAGGTDLIVQLRENRRRTDLVVDVKRIAELNALSYDAATGVTIGAAVPCYRIYGDAEIAAAYPGLMDAARLVGGTGIQGRASLGGNLCNASPAGDTIPPMIVLSGEAEIAGPNGTRKVAVEDFCTAPGRTVLEDGEFLVSLHFPAPAPNSGAFYRRFIPRNEMDIAVVGVGASVVLSEDRSSFVSARIAVGAVAPTPLFVREAGDALAGQPVSDESIQRAADLARDAARPISDMRGTAEYRKHLTSVLTRRVVEGAVQRAKE; encoded by the coding sequence TTGCACGCATTCGATTACGCCACGCCTGAAAGCGTGGCCGATGCGGTCGTGATGCTCAGCGATCAAGGGAAAAACGCCTGTGTGCTCGCGGGCGGTACGGACCTGATCGTTCAGCTCCGTGAGAACCGCAGGCGGACCGATCTCGTGGTGGACGTCAAGCGCATCGCCGAACTGAACGCGTTGTCCTACGACGCCGCGACGGGCGTCACGATCGGGGCGGCCGTGCCCTGCTACCGGATCTACGGGGACGCGGAAATCGCCGCGGCCTATCCGGGACTCATGGACGCGGCCAGACTGGTGGGCGGCACGGGGATCCAGGGCAGGGCCAGCCTGGGTGGGAACCTGTGCAACGCCTCCCCGGCGGGCGATACGATTCCTCCCATGATCGTCCTTTCCGGCGAGGCGGAAATCGCCGGTCCGAACGGAACGCGGAAAGTGGCCGTGGAAGACTTCTGCACGGCGCCCGGCCGTACCGTGCTGGAGGACGGCGAGTTTCTGGTGTCGCTCCATTTCCCGGCGCCGGCACCGAACTCCGGCGCCTTCTACCGCCGCTTCATCCCCCGCAACGAGATGGACATCGCCGTGGTCGGCGTCGGCGCGTCCGTCGTGCTCAGCGAAGACCGGTCCTCGTTCGTGTCGGCGCGCATCGCCGTCGGCGCCGTGGCACCGACGCCCCTCTTCGTGCGGGAGGCCGGGGACGCCCTGGCCGGACAGCCCGTTTCCGACGAATCGATCCAACGGGCGGCCGACCTCGCCCGCGACGCGGCCCGGCCCATCAGCGACATGCGGGGCACCGCCGAATACCGCAAGCATCTGACCAGCGTATTGACGCGCCGGGTTGTGGAAGGCGCGGTTCAACGAGCCAAGGAGTAG
- a CDS encoding (2Fe-2S)-binding protein has product MSKKVHVQTTINGEAVDFLCEPRNSLLEVLRDDLDLTGAKEGCNNGNCGACNVIMDGRLVNSCCVLGVEADGCEITTIEGIGSAANLHPLQQKFLEHAALQCGICTPGFIVSAKALLDENPNPSEDEVRYWLAGNLCRCTGYDKIVRAVLDARNGA; this is encoded by the coding sequence ATGTCGAAAAAAGTACACGTACAGACCACCATAAACGGAGAAGCCGTCGATTTCCTCTGCGAACCGCGCAACAGCCTGCTCGAAGTGCTGCGCGACGACCTGGATCTCACCGGCGCCAAGGAAGGATGCAACAACGGCAACTGCGGGGCATGCAACGTGATCATGGACGGCAGGCTGGTCAACTCCTGCTGCGTGCTGGGGGTCGAAGCCGACGGATGCGAGATCACGACCATCGAAGGCATCGGTTCCGCCGCCAACCTCCATCCGCTGCAGCAGAAGTTCCTCGAACACGCGGCGCTGCAATGCGGAATCTGCACGCCCGGATTCATCGTTTCCGCCAAAGCGCTGCTGGACGAGAACCCGAACCCCTCGGAAGACGAGGTGCGCTACTGGCTGGCCGGCAATCTGTGCCGATGCACGGGGTACGACAAGATCGTGCGCGCGGTCCTGGACGCCAGGAACGGCGCCTGA
- a CDS encoding MoaD/ThiS family protein, with protein sequence MATIYIPSLMRDLTGGKEIIHIEGADMRQIIANLETAYPGFKQRLLEEGTQRIKPNIAVMIDGRNARRILLDKVNEDSEIHFLPAISGGI encoded by the coding sequence ATGGCCACCATCTACATCCCGTCCCTCATGCGCGACCTGACCGGCGGCAAGGAGATCATCCACATCGAAGGGGCCGACATGCGTCAGATCATCGCCAACCTGGAGACGGCCTACCCGGGTTTTAAGCAGAGGTTGCTGGAGGAAGGGACGCAGCGGATCAAACCCAACATCGCGGTCATGATCGACGGCCGCAATGCCCGCCGCATCCTGCTCGACAAGGTGAACGAGGACAGCGAGATCCACTTCCTGCCCGCGATCAGCGGGGGTATTTAA
- a CDS encoding xanthine dehydrogenase family protein molybdopterin-binding subunit: protein MSQNGHKVIGTRPIRHDGVDKVTGRAIYGADIQLTGLLHGAIKRSPHPHARIKNIDTSRAEAHPGVRAVVTAHDLPQIADKLADLGEAIVNLRDASNNVLAYGKVLYKGHAVAGVAAINLHVAQEAVELIDVEYEVLPHVTGVLEAMEDGAPILHEDMKTTSMGEETDKVSNVANHFQHKMGEPDDGFAEADVVIEREFTTQTVHQGYIETHNATAHWNEEGQLTIWTSTQGAFSVRDQMAEILQMPVSKVKIVPLEIGGGFGGKISVYLDPVAALLSKRTGHPVKMTMTRDEVFEGTGPTPGSYLKVKMGATSDGRLTAATAYMAYEAGAYPGSPVGAGAGCIFTPYDIPNVQIDGYDVCVNKPKTNAYRAPGATNAAYATETVVDEISEKLGVDPLEFRVKNGAKEGTRRADGPVHPRIGCIETTEAALNSEHYRSSLAKSGNGKVRGRGVASGYWFNFNGGRSAISVSINPDGTINMLEGSTDIGGTRASIAMQLAETIGLEATDIKPYVVDTDSIGYTDVTGGSRTTFGTGYAAHATGQALIREMKERASKLWDVPADAIDFEDGVFSYRDDAEKRGSFKELASQAGDAGGPVVAQVSTNPDGSGGGAFATHVVDVEIDRETGKVDILRYTAVQDAGTAIHPSYVEGQMQGGVVQGIGWGLNEEYIYNDEGSMTNASFLDYRMPTTLDLPMIETIIVEVPNESHPYGVRGVGEVPIVPPPAALANAIYDATGVRLRDLPMSPPRVQKALAENGG, encoded by the coding sequence GTGTCACAAAACGGACATAAGGTCATCGGCACCCGCCCGATTCGCCACGACGGGGTGGACAAGGTCACCGGCCGGGCGATCTACGGCGCCGATATCCAGCTGACTGGACTGCTGCACGGCGCCATCAAGCGCAGCCCCCATCCCCACGCGCGGATCAAGAACATCGACACCAGCCGCGCGGAGGCCCATCCGGGCGTGCGGGCCGTCGTTACCGCCCACGACCTCCCGCAGATCGCGGATAAACTCGCCGACCTGGGCGAGGCGATCGTCAACCTGCGCGACGCCAGCAACAACGTGCTGGCCTACGGCAAGGTGCTCTACAAGGGGCATGCCGTGGCCGGCGTGGCCGCGATCAACCTGCACGTGGCGCAGGAGGCGGTGGAACTGATCGACGTGGAATACGAAGTGCTGCCCCACGTCACGGGCGTGCTGGAAGCCATGGAGGACGGCGCTCCGATCCTGCACGAGGACATGAAAACCACGTCCATGGGAGAGGAGACGGACAAGGTCAGCAACGTCGCGAACCACTTCCAGCACAAGATGGGCGAACCGGACGACGGTTTCGCGGAAGCCGACGTGGTGATCGAACGGGAGTTCACGACCCAGACCGTCCACCAGGGCTACATCGAGACCCATAACGCCACGGCCCACTGGAACGAAGAAGGCCAGCTCACCATCTGGACGAGCACGCAGGGCGCTTTCTCGGTACGGGACCAGATGGCCGAAATCCTCCAGATGCCCGTTTCGAAGGTCAAGATCGTACCCCTCGAGATCGGCGGCGGCTTCGGCGGCAAGATCTCCGTCTACCTGGACCCGGTCGCTGCGTTGCTTTCCAAGAGGACCGGTCACCCGGTAAAGATGACGATGACCCGGGACGAGGTCTTCGAGGGAACGGGCCCGACGCCGGGCTCCTACCTGAAGGTCAAAATGGGCGCCACCAGCGACGGCCGGCTCACGGCCGCCACGGCCTACATGGCTTACGAGGCCGGCGCTTATCCTGGTTCGCCGGTCGGTGCGGGCGCGGGCTGCATATTTACGCCCTACGACATACCCAACGTCCAGATCGACGGGTACGACGTGTGCGTGAACAAGCCCAAGACAAACGCCTATCGTGCGCCGGGCGCCACCAACGCGGCCTACGCCACCGAGACCGTCGTGGACGAGATCAGCGAGAAGCTCGGGGTGGACCCGCTCGAGTTCCGAGTGAAGAACGGCGCGAAGGAAGGCACCCGCCGGGCCGACGGTCCCGTGCACCCGCGCATCGGTTGCATTGAGACTACGGAGGCCGCCCTCAACAGCGAACACTACCGCTCTTCCCTCGCGAAGTCGGGGAACGGCAAGGTCCGCGGCCGGGGCGTCGCCTCGGGTTACTGGTTCAACTTCAATGGCGGCCGGTCGGCCATTTCCGTGAGCATCAATCCCGACGGCACCATCAACATGCTGGAGGGTTCCACGGATATCGGCGGCACGCGGGCCTCCATTGCCATGCAGCTGGCCGAGACCATCGGCCTCGAGGCCACCGACATCAAGCCCTACGTCGTGGATACGGACTCGATCGGCTATACCGACGTGACCGGCGGCAGCCGCACGACCTTCGGAACGGGTTACGCCGCCCATGCCACGGGCCAGGCCCTCATCCGGGAGATGAAGGAAAGGGCCTCCAAGCTCTGGGACGTGCCTGCCGATGCCATTGACTTCGAGGACGGAGTCTTTTCCTATCGGGATGACGCGGAGAAGCGGGGCAGCTTCAAGGAACTGGCGAGCCAGGCCGGCGACGCCGGCGGTCCCGTGGTTGCCCAGGTGAGTACGAATCCCGACGGCAGCGGTGGCGGCGCTTTCGCCACCCACGTCGTGGACGTCGAGATCGACCGGGAAACCGGCAAGGTGGATATACTCCGGTATACCGCGGTCCAGGACGCCGGGACGGCCATTCACCCAAGCTACGTGGAAGGCCAGATGCAGGGCGGCGTGGTGCAGGGGATCGGCTGGGGCCTGAACGAGGAGTACATCTACAACGACGAAGGTTCCATGACCAATGCCAGTTTCCTGGATTACCGCATGCCCACGACCCTCGACCTGCCCATGATCGAGACCATCATCGTGGAAGTGCCCAACGAGTCCCATCCCTACGGCGTCCGGGGCGTCGGCGAAGTGCCGATCGTACCGCCGCCGGCCGCCCTCGCCAATGCCATCTACGACGCGACTGGCGTAAGGCTGCGCGACCTGCCCATGTCGCCGCCCCGGGTCCAGAAAGCCCTGGCGGAGAACGGCGGGTAG
- a CDS encoding ATP-binding protein: protein MPEHPVRTLSDLLPRLERLMGRIETLVSAYTGGSTGRTGQSGASDDAFAGSIAFRWGKRGERGCLEPIVHPDLVDLFDLFGLDREIGILERNTRQFVRGMPANNVLIWGERGTGKSSVVKGLLARFAGEGLRMIEVRRQDLTDLPEIVELLWDRPERFVLFCDDLSFMEDESIYLELKALLEGSLSARPDNVLVYATSNRRHLMPEKLADNTFRFSPDDDEIHPQETVEEKVSLSDRFGLSIGFYRITQDTYFRIVRHLADQRGIDMDAGLLRRESLRWLQRASGRSGRVARQFVDDLEGRIKLGELP from the coding sequence ATGCCCGAGCACCCCGTAAGAACCCTGTCCGATCTGCTGCCGCGCCTCGAAAGGCTGATGGGCCGCATCGAAACGCTGGTCTCTGCCTACACGGGAGGGTCGACCGGGCGAACCGGGCAGTCCGGCGCGTCAGACGACGCGTTCGCCGGCTCCATCGCGTTCCGGTGGGGGAAGCGTGGAGAAAGGGGCTGCCTGGAACCGATCGTGCATCCCGACCTGGTGGACCTGTTCGATCTCTTCGGTCTTGACCGCGAGATAGGGATCCTGGAGCGGAACACCCGCCAGTTCGTCCGGGGGATGCCCGCGAACAACGTGCTGATCTGGGGTGAGCGCGGAACCGGCAAGTCTTCGGTGGTGAAGGGCCTCCTGGCCCGGTTCGCCGGCGAGGGTCTTCGCATGATCGAGGTCCGCCGGCAGGACCTGACGGATCTGCCCGAGATCGTCGAACTCCTGTGGGACCGGCCCGAGCGGTTCGTCCTGTTCTGCGACGACCTGTCCTTCATGGAAGACGAATCCATTTATCTCGAGCTCAAGGCGCTCCTCGAGGGCAGTCTTTCCGCGCGTCCCGACAACGTGCTCGTCTACGCCACGTCGAACCGCAGGCACCTGATGCCGGAGAAGCTCGCCGACAACACCTTTCGGTTCAGTCCGGACGACGATGAAATCCACCCCCAGGAAACCGTGGAGGAGAAAGTCTCGCTGAGCGACCGGTTCGGCCTGTCCATCGGTTTCTACCGGATCACCCAGGACACCTATTTCCGGATCGTCCGCCATCTCGCCGATCAGCGCGGCATCGACATGGACGCGGGACTGCTGAGACGGGAATCCCTCCGGTGGCTTCAGCGCGCCAGCGGCCGTTCCGGCCGGGTGGCGCGGCAGTTCGTGGACGACCTCGAGGGACGAATCAAACTGGGCGAACTGCCGTAG